TTTGCCCGCGACATGGTTGACGTTTTGGACAACTTCGAACGTGCACTCAAAGGTGGTGACGACGATCTCCGGGCCGGACTTGAACAGATACACAAACTGTATCTTGCTGTCCTTTCCCGCAACGGTGTAGAACCAATGAATGCCGAAGGAAAAAAGTTTGATCCAATCAATCACGAAGCAGTCGCCCACATCCCTTCAGATGCCCCCGAAGGAGTAATCGTGGATGAAGCAATACGCGGCTACCTCATGCATGACAAAGTTCTCCGTCACGCAAAAGTCGCAGTCTCCGCTGGAAAACAATAAAAAATCACACAGGTGAAATCAATGGCAGATAAAATCAGCAGCAAAGTAATTGGTATCGACCTTGGAACAACCAACTCCTGTCTCGCCGTCATGGAAGGCGGAAGCCCGATCGTTATCGCAAACTCCGAAGGATTCAGAACTACGCCGTCAGTTGTCGGCTTCTCCAAAGACGGCGAACGGCTGGTTGGAAACGTTGCAAAACGTCAGGCAATCACCAACCCGACCCGCACCATCAGCTCAATCAAACGTCACATGGGAACTGACTACGCAGTCGACATCGACGGCAAAAAGTTCTCACCGCAGGAAATTTCCGCAATGATCCTGCAGAAACTCAAAGTCGATGCAGAGTCCTACCTTGGCGAAAAAGTCAAGAAAGCGGTCATCACCGTTCCCGCATACTTCAACGACGCACAGCGTCAGGCAACCAAAGACGCAGGAAAAATCGCAGGCCTTGAAGTCCTTCGTATCATCAACGAACCAACCGCGTCCGCTCTCGCATATGGTCTTGAAAAGGAGAACGAAGTCACCGTTCTTGTCTACGACCTTGGCGGAGGAACCTTCGATGTATCCATCCTGACGCTGGACGACGGACTCTTTGAAGTCAAGTCGACCGCAGGAAACAACCGTCTCGGCGGTGACGACTTCGACCAGAGAGTCATCGACTACCTCGCAGACGAGTTCAAGAAGAAGGAGGGCGTTGACCTCAGAAAAGATCCGGTCGCTACCCAGCGGTTAAAGGATGCAGCAGAAAAGGCAAAGATCGAACTGTCGTCTCTGCAGAAGGCAAACATCAACCTGCCCTACATCACCGCAGACGCGTCCGGACCAAAACACCTTGACATCGACCTGACCAGAGCAAAGTTCGAACAGTTGATCGACGACCTCGTACAGAAAACGGTCGAACCGGTCAAGCAGGCACTTCGTGATGCTGACCTCAACGCATCTGACATCGACCACGTGCTTCTCGTCGGAGGATCAACCCGTGTACCGGCAGTTGTGGACACGGTCCGTAAACTTCTCGGCAAAGAGCCTGACAAGAACATCAACCCTGACGAGTGTGTCGCTCTTGGTGCGGCAGTTCAGGGAGCAGTCCTTACCGGAGAGACCAAGGATGTTGTCCTTCTCGACGTTACCCCGCTGACCCTCGGCATTGAAACTCTCGGCGGCATTGCAACCAAACTCATCGAGAGAAACACCACCATCCCAACGAGAAAGAGTCAGATCTTCAGCACCGCAGCAGACAACCAGACCTCTGTTGAGATCCATGTTGTGCAGGGAGAGCGTCAGTTCGCCCGCGACAACTTCAGCCTCGGCAAGTTCCAGCTGACCGGTATCCCTCCGGCACCACGCGGAATGCCGCAGATTGAAGTTACGTTCGATATCGATGCAAACGGTATCGTCCATGTCTCGGCAAAGGATCTCGGTACCGGTCACGAGCAGTCGATGACGATTACCGGCAGAAAGGATCTCAAGAATGATGAGATCGAAAAGATGGTCAACGATGCAAAGCAGTACGAGGAGGAGGACAAGAAGCGCCGCGAGGAGATTGAACTCCGCAACAATGCGGACAACGCTGTCTACGCCGCAGAAAAACTCGTGAACGATAAAGAGACCGCTGACAAGATCGATGCCGAAGACAAGGAGAAGATTGAGGCAGCAGCAGCAGAGCTGAAAGAGGTTCTCGCCAAAGAGGATGCGGCATCCGAGGAGATCAAACCAAAGATGGATGCTCTGCAGGAGGTTGTGTTTGCGGTGACCTCGAAGATTTATCAGAAGGTCCAGCAGGAGCAGCAGGCACAGCAGGGTGCGACTGGCGAAGGATGCGGACCTGACTGCAGCGGCGACTGCGGCAAGAGTGACGACAACGTGGTTGATGCAGACTACGAAGTAAAGAAGGACTAAACCCCTTCTTTTCAGGTGACCACAAATGGGTTCGGAATCGTACTATGATGTTTTGGGTGTTCCCCGCAATGCGACGGAGACGGACATCAAAAAGGCATACCGCAACCTCGCCAAGAAGTATCACCCGGATGTCTGCAAAGAGGCGGGAGCTGAGGAGAAGTTCAAGTCGATCAATGAGGCGTATTCGGTTCTGTCGGATGATGGAAAGCGCCACCAGTATGATCAGTTAGGACACGACAACTTCACGAATGCTTCGAAGGGAAGCTACGGCGGACCGGGCGGCGGCGGGTATACTGCTGACTTCTCCGGGTTCGGCGATATCTTTGATTCGTTCTTTGGCGGGGGAGGGGGAGGAGGACGCAGGTCCG
Above is a genomic segment from Methanorbis furvi containing:
- the dnaK gene encoding molecular chaperone DnaK; protein product: MADKISSKVIGIDLGTTNSCLAVMEGGSPIVIANSEGFRTTPSVVGFSKDGERLVGNVAKRQAITNPTRTISSIKRHMGTDYAVDIDGKKFSPQEISAMILQKLKVDAESYLGEKVKKAVITVPAYFNDAQRQATKDAGKIAGLEVLRIINEPTASALAYGLEKENEVTVLVYDLGGGTFDVSILTLDDGLFEVKSTAGNNRLGGDDFDQRVIDYLADEFKKKEGVDLRKDPVATQRLKDAAEKAKIELSSLQKANINLPYITADASGPKHLDIDLTRAKFEQLIDDLVQKTVEPVKQALRDADLNASDIDHVLLVGGSTRVPAVVDTVRKLLGKEPDKNINPDECVALGAAVQGAVLTGETKDVVLLDVTPLTLGIETLGGIATKLIERNTTIPTRKSQIFSTAADNQTSVEIHVVQGERQFARDNFSLGKFQLTGIPPAPRGMPQIEVTFDIDANGIVHVSAKDLGTGHEQSMTITGRKDLKNDEIEKMVNDAKQYEEEDKKRREEIELRNNADNAVYAAEKLVNDKETADKIDAEDKEKIEAAAAELKEVLAKEDAASEEIKPKMDALQEVVFAVTSKIYQKVQQEQQAQQGATGEGCGPDCSGDCGKSDDNVVDADYEVKKD
- a CDS encoding nucleotide exchange factor GrpE, which codes for MEKKTAAPEDPKPVEEETPVTTVEETPVDPIAELTKKCDEANDRYLRLVAEFENYKKRNQRDAENTIRYANEKFARDMVDVLDNFERALKGGDDDLRAGLEQIHKLYLAVLSRNGVEPMNAEGKKFDPINHEAVAHIPSDAPEGVIVDEAIRGYLMHDKVLRHAKVAVSAGKQ